From Arcticibacter tournemirensis, one genomic window encodes:
- a CDS encoding polysaccharide lyase family 7 protein, whose product MNIILSIFFFILTACSKKESAASGPVNTLPGKNESTPSDTPGVYPAKVLDLTNWKLTLPVNTDHAGNPDEIKQPELNTYSSADYFHVNKGGDGVVFRAQTGGATTSGSNFPRSELREMLNNGKTSAAWSSSEGTHTLFIDQRVTHLPDVRKHIVIGQIHDADKYVIFFRLEDRKLLVSVNGGSRITLDDNYQLGTRFSVKFVVANDKTQCYYNEKLKYTFEGHFTDAYFKAGAYVQSSCQGAKKVAGESCTAYGEVEIFNVWTKHE is encoded by the coding sequence ATGAACATAATATTATCCATATTCTTTTTTATCCTGACAGCCTGCTCAAAGAAAGAAAGCGCTGCGTCTGGTCCGGTAAATACACTGCCGGGCAAAAATGAAAGTACACCTTCAGACACGCCGGGAGTTTACCCTGCAAAGGTACTCGATCTGACAAACTGGAAACTTACCCTGCCCGTCAATACGGATCATGCAGGAAACCCCGATGAGATAAAACAGCCTGAACTGAACACGTATTCGAGTGCTGATTACTTTCATGTGAACAAGGGGGGAGATGGCGTGGTTTTTCGTGCGCAAACCGGAGGGGCTACAACGAGCGGATCCAACTTCCCGCGGTCAGAGCTCAGAGAGATGCTAAACAATGGGAAGACATCGGCTGCATGGTCGTCGTCTGAAGGTACGCATACCTTATTCATAGACCAGCGTGTTACCCATCTTCCCGATGTAAGGAAACACATTGTGATCGGCCAGATCCATGATGCCGATAAATATGTGATCTTTTTCAGGCTCGAAGACCGGAAACTGCTTGTATCTGTGAACGGCGGAAGCAGGATAACGCTTGACGATAATTATCAATTAGGAACGCGGTTTAGCGTTAAATTTGTCGTCGCTAATGATAAGACGCAATGCTATTACAACGAAAAGCTCAAATATACATTTGAAGGACATTTTACAGATGCCTATTTTAAAGCAGGCGCATATGTACAGTCTTCTTGTCAGGGCGCGAAAAAGGTTGCGGGCGAATCGTGTACGGCTTATGGCGAAGTAGAGATCTTTAACGTGTGGACGAAACACGAGTAA
- the rpsU gene encoding 30S ribosomal protein S21, with product MIIINVKDGESLDKALKRFKKKFEKTGVLRELRSRQAFEKKSVSRRNVVKRAVYKQTLNQDIV from the coding sequence ATGATTATTATCAACGTAAAAGATGGCGAGTCTTTGGATAAAGCCCTGAAACGCTTCAAAAAGAAATTTGAGAAAACCGGAGTATTGAGAGAACTACGTAGCCGTCAGGCTTTTGAAAAGAAATCTGTATCTCGTCGGAACGTCGTTAAACGTGCCGTGTACAAACAAACTCTCAACCAGGATATCGTTTAA
- a CDS encoding ComEA family DNA-binding protein: MFKYLTEFFSFTRKELNGLLVFCMLLLIVLLVPLAASWFRSQETYDFSRFKKEIAEFRASEIKRSGHNYHKDYEDVEALAKAPVYFRFNPNQLPEADWQKLGLSKKQIRVIKNYEAKGGKFWKKEDLKRIYSIDALMYSKLEPYINIPEEYHAYGRVTEEGGGARKYFKNIAVVVDLNSADSATLQTVRGIGPVLASRIVRYRDRLGGFCRKEQLREVYGIDSVRYSSLEGQIIVNSGPVRKLNFNTATFDEIKGYPYLSYKQMNAIIQYRKQHGPYSGINDLKKIAILNEEILRKIAPYLIF; the protein is encoded by the coding sequence ATGTTTAAGTATTTGACGGAGTTTTTTAGCTTCACCCGGAAAGAGCTGAATGGCCTTCTGGTGTTTTGCATGCTGCTGCTCATCGTGTTATTAGTCCCGCTGGCGGCCTCCTGGTTCCGTTCTCAGGAGACGTATGATTTCAGCCGGTTCAAGAAGGAAATAGCCGAATTCAGGGCATCAGAAATAAAGCGCTCCGGGCATAACTATCATAAAGATTATGAGGATGTTGAAGCCTTAGCGAAAGCTCCTGTTTATTTCAGGTTTAATCCCAATCAGCTCCCTGAAGCCGACTGGCAGAAATTGGGGTTAAGCAAAAAACAGATCAGGGTTATTAAGAATTACGAGGCAAAAGGTGGTAAGTTTTGGAAGAAGGAGGACCTGAAGAGAATTTATTCCATTGACGCCCTCATGTACAGCAAGCTTGAACCTTACATTAATATTCCTGAAGAATATCATGCGTATGGCCGGGTTACTGAAGAAGGCGGCGGTGCCCGGAAATATTTCAAAAATATTGCGGTGGTAGTTGACCTCAATTCCGCCGATTCGGCAACGTTGCAAACTGTAAGGGGAATAGGACCGGTTCTGGCTTCACGGATCGTAAGATACCGCGACAGGCTGGGAGGGTTTTGCCGGAAGGAACAGCTTAGAGAGGTTTATGGTATAGATTCAGTCAGGTATAGTTCTCTGGAGGGGCAAATAATAGTGAACTCCGGCCCGGTAAGGAAATTGAATTTTAACACCGCTACCTTCGACGAAATAAAGGGTTATCCGTATTTGAGCTATAAACAGATGAACGCTATTATTCAATACCGCAAGCAACATGGGCCCTACAGCGGAATAAATGATCTTAAAAAAATAGCCATCCTAAACGAGGAAATTTTGCGTAAAATTGCGCCTTATTTAATTTTCTGA
- a CDS encoding adenine phosphoribosyltransferase produces MISERLKSVIRDIPDFPKPGIIFKDVTPIFKDAQLCTEVIEAFVEQLKGTKVDVVAGIESRGFLFGLMLANKLGVPFIPVRKPGKLPFTIVKKSYELEYGSASIEIHTDAFEPGSHVLIHDDLLATGGTAQAAAHLVTELGGVVAGFAFVIGLDFLNGRKSLDTFSENIVSLTSF; encoded by the coding sequence ATGATTAGTGAGAGACTGAAATCTGTAATCCGCGACATTCCTGATTTCCCTAAACCGGGAATAATCTTTAAGGACGTTACGCCCATTTTTAAAGATGCTCAACTTTGTACAGAAGTGATCGAGGCATTTGTTGAACAATTAAAAGGTACGAAGGTTGACGTTGTCGCCGGCATTGAAAGCCGTGGCTTCCTTTTCGGTCTGATGTTAGCTAACAAGCTGGGGGTTCCCTTTATTCCTGTGCGTAAGCCGGGAAAACTTCCATTTACGATCGTGAAAAAATCATATGAGCTGGAATACGGTTCTGCATCCATAGAGATTCATACCGACGCATTTGAACCCGGGAGCCACGTTCTGATACATGACGACCTGCTGGCTACAGGTGGTACAGCGCAGGCTGCCGCCCACCTGGTAACTGAACTCGGTGGTGTTGTTGCAGGCTTTGCCTTTGTGATTGGACTGGATTTTCTTAATGGTAGAAAGTCGCTTGATACGTTTTCTGAGAATATAGTGAGTCTCACCTCTTTTTAG